One genomic region from Onychostoma macrolepis isolate SWU-2019 chromosome 23, ASM1243209v1, whole genome shotgun sequence encodes:
- the arhgap4a gene encoding rho GTPase-activating protein 4a, which yields MSSHVKLWRDRVGTTDYDTQIKEVRLQLAEQLRIFDGQVEQKTQVFQDLIDYLRRRGEIEGEYARSLDKLCDRFSSRTRKKEPSHQSVINCWQVLLMQTRQESRDHSFLSDSYSNTLPQQLSHYVEHAQRLAKRSRDICTQLQDGLLKVTAELHTALKTYYQYYTEFLSAESKLKEAVRLEEKQKQSASKKMERQIEKRQSKVQEIQLKCTKARNDYLLNLAAANACMNKYYLQDLSTLIDCCDLGYHQSISKVFQFYLASRQWAQQNLSTGMQQLDTTVSELNQNQDRDTLMQANISAFCLPLRFQYQPYEGDQAVEVSAKCEMMGELVTRFQQLQSRLCSVTTDVEESGKLLQSAQSSMLDGILEDTFGSTLDFPSCSSSPDGNSDISVSKTHQLKRRASLPDTESLYFSKVRDHLCNSSLISKLEAKHDLLKVAIQKAESVASNHSRTRSKRSVRHKKSYPGTQISQKLFNGDLLSYIQASGQLIPAVVESCIRFINLNGLHHEGLFRVPGSQMMVNQLKDVFEKGDDPLTDGDCDMDSVAGVLKLYFRGLVKPLFPEDSYEQLMECGQIDDETKKVSQLKCVISSYPTSLIIVMRYVFAFLHHVSQYSDENMMQPYNLAVCFGPSLVRGPNNGDAAELQRINSLVKSIIIQHENIFPSQNELPGPVYEKCMTLEEDDCEAVAEEGDGESEQSQMKEAKDELQGLALFDYTGRSSTELSFKQGDRLILRSKASSDWWRGEVNGTKGLIPNKYISVSCMDGGQDQKGKETLKSSSGRQQSEEEQKAEQSTRLKVTSDKAGVVTSHVTSGKVSLQIPTGQYAQPGNSPGALRKTLDPQMRRSTADGGSTEEYSAEVDKDVHHMMHSVFKELLIRQSSPDQNTSTSSEITSSVQTPPNKGPGWKGKGLFRSADHTD from the exons AGAACCCAGCCATCAGTCAGTGATTAACTGCTGGCAGGTGTTGTTGATGCAAACACGTCAGGAGAGCAGAGATCACAGTTTCTTGAGTGACAGCTACAGCAACACTCTGCCTCAGCAGCTTTCACACTATGTTGAACATGCCCAACGCCTGGCCAAACGG AGCAGAGACATTTGCACCCAGTTACAGGATGGACTTTTGAAGGTCACCGCAGAACTTCATACA GCCTTGAAGACATATTACCAGTACTACACCGAGTTCCTGTCTGCAGAAAGCAAACTAAAGGAGGCAGTCAGACTGGAGGAAAAGCAGAAGCAAAGTGCTTCTAAAAAGATGGAAAGACAAATAGAGAAA AGGCAAAGTAAAGTTCAGGAGATTCAGCTAAAGTGCACAAAAGCACGCAATGACTACCTCCTCAACTTGGCTGCAGCAAATGCTTGCATGAACAAATACTACCTTCAGGATCTCTCCACTCTCATAGAT TGCTGTGATCTGGGTTACCACCAGTCCATATCCAAGGTGTTTCAATTTTACCTGGCCAGCCGCCAATGGGCCCAGCAGAACTTGAGCACTGGGATGCAGCAGCTGGACACAACTGTATCAGAACTGAACCAGAACCAGGACAGAGACACTCTCATGCAAGCCAACATCTCTGCCTTTTGCCTGCCCCTCCGCTTTCAGTACCAACCCTACGAAGGCGACCAG GCGGTTGAGGTGTCGGCAAAGTGTGAGATGATGGGCGAGCTGGTGACTCGCTTCCAGCAGCTGCAGTCCAGGCTGTGTTCAGTCACCACGGATGTTGAGGAG TCTGGCAAATTACTTCAGTCAGCTCAGTCTTCCATGTTGGATGGTATTTTAGAGGACACCTTTGGATCTACCCTAGACTTTCCTAGTTGCTCATCATCACCAGATGGGAACAGTGATATATCAGTCAGTAAGACCCATCAGCTGAAACGTAGAGCCAGCCTTCCGGACACTGAGTCTTTGTACTTCTcg AAAGTCAGGGACCATCTATGTAACAGCTCTTTAATATCAAAACTGGAGGCCAAACATGACCTGCTAAAGGTTGCCATTCAGAAAG CTGAAAGTGTTGCCAGTAACCATTCCAG aACACGCTCCAAAAGATCTGTGCGTCACAAAAAGAGTTACCCTGGTACCCAGATCAGCCAGAAGCTTTTCAATGGGGATCTACTATCATACATCCAA GCATCGGGACAGCTCATTCCTGCAGTGGTGGAGAGCTGCATTCGGTTCATCAACCTCAATG GTTTACATCATGAGGGATTGTTCAGAGTGCCGGGATCTCAGATGATGGTGAATCAGCTGAAGGATGTGTTTGAGAAAG GCGATGACCCACTCACTGATGGGGATTGTGACATGGACTCTGTGGCTGGAGTGCTGAAACTTTATTTTAGAGGACTAGTGAAACCCCTGTTTCCTGAGGACAGTTATGAGCAGCTGATGGAATGTGGGC AAATAGATGATGAGACAAAAAAGGTATCACAGCTGAAGTGCGTCATCTCCTCATATCCTACCTCGCTCATCATTGTAATGAGATATGTATTTGCATTCCTTCACCA TGTCTCCCAGTACAGTGACGAGAATATGATGCAGCCCTATAACCTGGCGGTGTGCTTTGGTCCCAGTCTGGTGAGGGGGCCAAACAACGGCGATGCAGCAGAGCTTCAGCGTATCAACTCACTGGTCAAGAGCATCATTATCCAACACGAGAACATCTTCCCTAGCCAGAATGAATTGCCTGGGCCGGTGTATGAAAAGTGCATGACATTAGAAGAAGACGACTG TGAGGCTGTAGCAGAGGAAGGAGATGGAGAATCAGAGCAATCGCAAATGAAAGAAGCAAAAGATG AGCTGCAGGGACTAGCCTTGTTCGACTACACAGGTCGTTCTTCAACTGAGCTGTCCTTTAAACAAGGAGACCGTCTCATCCTACGCAGCAAAGCCTCCTCTGATTGGTGGAGAGGGGAGGTGAATGGGACAAAGGGTCTCATCCCAAATAAATATATCAGTGTGTCGTG CATGGATGGAGGCCAAGATCAGAAGGGGAAGGAAACTTTGAAATCCAGCAGTGGCAGACAGCAGTCAGAGGAAGAGCAGAAAGCAGAGCAAAGTACACG GCTCAAGGTCACAAGTGACAAAGCGGGAGTCGtgacaagtcatgtcacttcTGGAAAGGTTTCGTTACAGATACCCACAGGACAATATGCACAGCCAGGAAATTCTCCAGGAGCTCTGCGGAAAACATTAGA CCCTCAAATGAGACGATCCACTGCCGACGGAGGAAGCACAGAGGAATACTCAGCAGAAGTGGATAAG GATGTGCATCACATGATGCACTCAGTGTTTAAAGAGCTCCTCATTCGCCAATCTTCCCCAGATCAAAACACATCTACATCCTCAGAGATCACCTCCTCTGTGCAAACGCCTCCAAACAAAGGACCAGGATGGAAAGGAAAGGGTTTATTTAGATCAGCTGACCATACAGACTGA